tcacagcaccagggtccctagtttaattccctgctgggtcactgtctgtgtggagtcggcacgttctccccatgtctgcgtgtcggtttcctccgggtgctccggtttcctcccacagtccaaagatgtgccggttaggtggattggccatgataaattgcccttagtgaccaaaaaaggttaggaggggttattgggttatgggaatagggtggatgtgagggcttaagtgggtcggtgcagactcgatgggtcgaatggcctccttctgcactgtatgtcctatattCTTAAAAGCTGctgaaggacatttactttatgGTGTTTTTCCtcccactacaggtagatctaaaataaatacatttgtctctgttccattgagtctacagcacagggtcaggccagtcggctcaattggtatctgtcagtatttatgctccacatgaggctctgcccacccttcttcatctcccccatcagcatatccttctattcctttctccctcatgtgaaagcaggtgaatggcctcttcccagtgtgaactcactgatgtCTCCGTAGGCGGGATGGATCATTGAATGCCTTTCCCTTATCAgagtaggtgaatggcctctccctggtgtgaactcactggtggacCAATAGGTTGGATAACTCCTTGAACAtcttcacacacagagcaggtgaatggcctctcaccagtgtgaagttgttggtgtgacttcaggctggataaatgAGTAAATACCTTCTCACACTGagcgcaggtgaatggcttctccccagtgtgaactcgatagtGTGACTTCAGGTTGgataaatgagtgaatcccttcccacactgaaagcaggtgaatggcctctccccagtgtgaactcgcttgtgtgtctGCAGGgtcgataattgagtaaatcccttcccacactcagagcaggtgaatggcctctccccagtgtgaactcgctggtgtgacttcaggctggataactcagtgaatctcttcccacactgattgcaggtgaatggcctctccccagtgtgaactcgctggtgtgaattGAGGttagataactgagcgaatcccttcccacactgagagcaggtgaacggccattcctcagtgtgaattcgctggtgtgcccgcagggtggatgaatgactgaatctcttcccacactgagaacaggtgaatggcatctccccagtgtgagctcgctggtgtctctgcagctgGGATaagcaagtgaatcccttcccacacacagagcaggtgaacggcctctccccagtgtgaatgcgtcgatgaatttccagcgtaGATGggtatctgtatcccttcccacaatcccaacATTTCCACGGTTTTTCCATGTTCATCGTcttctcgtgtctctccaggtcaaaCAATTAGTTGAAGCCCGTCCACACAGAACACAAGCACGGTCTCTCCTCACCGTGAATGTTGCAATATTctatcaggctgtgtaactggttaaaggtcATCCCACAGTCACTGCTCTCGAACACGCTCACTTGGGTGTATGTgtatcggtgcttttccagtcacacaaaTGTTCAAAATCTTCTGAAGCagccagaacagacaaacattgttCTGTGTAGATTCAAAAGCCgataatattcaggtcccaaggaatccaagtgactctgtcagatctagacgtgatgtttgagatttatcTGTAAtttctcctcttctaatatcctataAAAACAATTTTCAAAAAATATCACCTGTCTTAACAgggagaaattcagaacagataattctattTTCCATGGAATATTCTTTCCtcgctcattccccaaaagctgtaaatctccatcccacacactctccctctattctcacactgctgcatctaatattcaccctcccaattctcttgAAAGTGCtgtttcaggctgattgacagacccATGATcattgcttcctgtcctggacacagagatcataataAAGAGTAAGCTTATGGCCCATCCAGCCTGCTCGACCATTCAATCATATCACTGGGTGATCTACAtcaacaccattttcccacactattcccccatatcccttgatatattcaatatctagaaacccatCAACCTTTGTCTTGAAAATACCTGATGACTGagactcatctcagctttctccccatgttcctgccggttccccataatccttgactccctcATCAAAtataaatctgtccaactcatcctcaaatatattcaatgaccccagaCTCCACTGGGCCCTGtgaaagagaaatccagagactaacaactTTCTGAGGAAAAAGATGACTgtaaatatataacatagctactgTACTAGATTACAAGCTTGAAATAATAATCAAtgtgctttattacagaaccataaataatatgtctaatctgtaccatataacaacactcgacatatctctgtctgatatttTTAGTGTCccctaaatgtcagccatctcctggggaaaccagccctttaattgtgaacattgggaaagagaccatccttttagccagacaaataaatgtgtcaagctgagggagcaaaggatgtcaatgtctttaagggagagcgagacctgggccaagctttgcagagtctgcaacctccctggattcacttcctttcccttcagttgctgcaagtgaccaactgaAGGTCAGaacgagaaaataaatggaaagggggagaaaagaaagtgttttactcacagatgttgcagaCAAGAGTCGATTTCAGTCCGTGCAAAGCTCAATCGTCATTCACACAAAcacgcgctctgattggctggtggacaaagtccttccggtcctccaattcgACCCATTGGTCAATATGTCAGCTggaaggtcaggaggcgggctctACCCCGCACACGCGCAGTCTCCCcgctcccttggacatgcgcagtcccgggccgagAGGgtgatcaccgagcggcttctcgctctggccggagccggttgcctggaaaccttgtctcgaggaggtgtggcgggagagggaacaattggtgggggcggggatccgGTGCCCGCGCGCCGGGCACGCGCACTGGAACCCGGAGATGTGTTTGGGGCCTTTCCGCGGATGTGGAAgaatgtgcggggggggggcgggggagtgcgcACGCGCGGGCTCGGCTGCTGGCGGCTTCGTTTTATTGATTGTTTGGAGCTTTTTGTCTTTGGTGCAGCTGATGTGTTTTTGCATCGTGACTATTGTGTTTTGTGTGTTTACCCTGTCCTCTGCCTTGGTCTCTTGGGCAATGGAACCGCCTTTTGGGGCTGAACTGTGCCcctccggggaggggaggggtctctCTCGGTGTCGGTGTGTCCTTTCCTGATGGTCGGTGctgctcattctctctcacacactctcacagaccggcacatgcagcattcactcagataCTCCTTCACACACGCCTGCTCTTACTGACATGCATGTACTGCATCCACACCCATGATTTACCCCACACACGTTTCCACTGATGTGGGGCTACCGCTGGGGAGTCGCTGGCCTTGTTTTCTTGCTGATTGTTCTGTATTCAGCGTTGTCCTGTTGTATTGTAGAATTGTTAACAAACTAAAAGATCTAAAACTTTCTCCTCTGTACAACATCTAGGAGGAAATCAAtgtttccccctttccatttcttttctcattctcaccttcaattggtcacttgcagcaactgaagggaaaggaagtgaatccagggagggtgcagattctgcaaagcttggcccaggtctctctctctcttaaagacattgacatcctttgctccctcagcttgacacatttatttgtctggctaaaaggatggtctctttcctaatattcacaattaaagggctgctttccccaggagatggctgacatttaaggggacaataAATTAATATACGCCAGAGATATGTTTAGTGTTATATGGTACATAATAGATATACTATTTATAGTTCTGCAATAAAGTACATTTCTTATTATTTCTAGTTGTATAATATAGtgctgtagctatgttatatatttccagtcatggagtcattacagcacagaagaaatcCATTCAGTAACTCGAGTCCATATCGACTCTCTTTACAACAAACTAGTCAGTTCCATCCCCCCTCTATTTGCTCGTTCCCCTGCAAGTTAATTTCCTTCAAATACCTATCCAATTTTATTTTAAAATCAATATTCGTCTCCACTTCCACCTCCATCATAGGCAGAAAACTCTTAACCACTCGCTACCAAAATTAAACCCTtcctcagggtggcacggtagcacagtggttagcactgttgcttcacagtgctagggcccgggttcaattcccagcttgggtcactgtgcagagtttgcaagttctcccagtgtctgcgtgggtttcctctggttgcctcggtttcctcccataattcccAAAACAcgcgcttgttatgtgaattggacattctaaattctccctcgatgtacccgaactggcgccggagtgtggcgactggttgATTTTCACAGCAAtgccattgtagtgttaatgtaagccaacttgtgacactaataaagattattattagaccccccccccccctttatcgaATCAATAGACGCTTGGATGAAGATTTTCACCTCTTCAACAAGAAGCAGTGAGCCTGGATCCCTCATGAATCAGCccctcaggagaattgggagggtgaatattagatacagcagagtgggaatggagggagagtgtgtgggatggagatttacagcttttggggaatgagagaggaaagaatgttccagagaaactagaattgtctgttctgaatttctgtcctgggctgacagtgatgtcttttgtaaacaccttttacaggatatcagaagGTTAGGATCTACATactgaaatctcaaaccaaacgtcacatcaagATCTGGTGGAGTCGCTCCATTCGCTGGGATCAGAATATCATCAGCTTTTAAATTTAGAAGGAGAAAACGTTTCTCTGTTCtgacggcttcaaaagattttaatcatctgCGTGACTGgaaaacacacacacagcgagtgagagtgttccacagCACAGACTGTTGTTacacagttacacagcctgaaaaaacattgcaccatttacagtggggagagaccgtacctgTGTTCTATGTAAGTGAATTTTCAACATACTGTTGAATCTGGGGACACACAAGGGACACCTTTATCATGCAGAATCTGTGGGAACACGGGAATTTGGGGAATAAATTTGGATGCCTGTCTGAAGTGGAAACTGATCAACATGGACAGACCGGGGAAATGCCCTTCACCTgcactgaatgtgggaagggattcagtgattcattcaaactccagacacaccagcgagttcacaccggggagaggccattcacctgcacggagtgtgggaagggattcactcagttacccaatctgcagacgcaccagcgagttcacactggggagaggccattcacgtgcacggagtgtgggaagggattcactcagttatcccatctgcagagacaccagcgagttcacactggggagaggccattcacctgctctgagtgtgggaaggaattcattcagttactcaatctgcagacacaccagcgagttcacactggggagaggccgttcacctgcactgtgtgtgggaagggattctctcactTACCCaatctgcagagacatcagcgagttcacacaggggagaagccattcacctgcactgagtgtgggaagcaaTTTACTCAGTCACCAGatctgcgggcacaccagcgaattcacactggggagagaccattcaactgctctcaatgtgggaagagattcactcagtcatctaccCTGCTGATTCATCAGCGACGTCACACAGGTGAGAAGCCGTTCagatgctctgtgtgtgggaaaaattttattcagtcatccagcctgctgcaacaccagcggattcacactggggagaggccattcacctgctctgtgtgtgggaagggattcactcgattatCAACCCTGCAGACGCACCAgacagttcacaccggggagagaccg
This portion of the Scyliorhinus torazame isolate Kashiwa2021f chromosome 5, sScyTor2.1, whole genome shotgun sequence genome encodes:
- the LOC140420205 gene encoding uncharacterized protein isoform X2, translated to MQNLWEHGNLGNKFGCLSEVETDQHGQTGEMPFTCTECGKGFSDSFKLQTHQRVHTGERPFTCTECGKGFTQLPNLQTHQRVHTGERPFTCTECGKGFTQLSHLQRHQRVHTGERPFTCSECGKEFIQLLNLQTHQRVHTGERPFTCTVCGKGFSHLPNLQRHQRVHTGEKPFTCTECGKQFTQSPDLRAHQRIHTGERPFNCSQCGKRFTQSSTLLIHQRRHTGEKPFRCSVCGKNFIQSSSLLQHQRIHTGERPFTCSVCGKGFTRLSTLQTHQTVHTGERPFTCSVCGKGFNHSIHFMTHQRVHTGERPFTCSDCGKGFTHSSNLQRHQRQIHTGEKPSTCPQCGKGFTELSSLRKHQRIHTGEKPFTCSQCGKGFGDSSNLRAHQRVHLGEKPFTCSECGKGFCVSSQLLRHQRVHTGERPFTCSLCGKGFTRSSYLLKHQGVHT
- the LOC140420205 gene encoding uncharacterized protein isoform X1, with the translated sequence MQNLWEHGNLGNKFGCLSEVETDQHGQTGEMPFTCTECGKGFSDSFKLQTHQRVHTGERPFTCTECGKGFTQLPNLQTHQRVHTGERPFTCTECGKGFTQLSHLQRHQRVHTGERPFTCSECGKEFIQLLNLQTHQRVHTGERPFTCTVCGKGFSHLPNLQRHQRVHTGEKPFTCTECGKQFTQSPDLRAHQRIHTGERPFNCSQCGKRFTQSSTLLIHQRRHTGEKPFRCSVCGKNFIQSSSLLQHQRIHTGERPFTCSVCGKGFTRLSTLQTHQTVHTGERPFTCSVCGKGFNHSIHFMTHQRVHTGERPFTCSDCGKGFTHSSNLQRHQRVHTKERPFTCSVCGKGFSQLSHQQSHQRVHR